From a single Desulfovibrio sp. ZJ209 genomic region:
- a CDS encoding HyaD/HybD family hydrogenase maturation endopeptidase has protein sequence MPEAPRILALGLGNILCGDDGFGIHAIERLYAEYDFPENVRVMDGGTQGQTLYGPVTEADCLVVFDAADMGLEPGSLAVREADGVPLWLGARKLSPHQSGFMEVLALASLRGALPATRVLIGCQPLRVEFGESLSAGVRDAIPQAVELGVERLRALGAGMQRRGAPRHLLNDEIVNSRFMRC, from the coding sequence ATGCCTGAAGCGCCGCGCATTCTGGCGCTGGGGCTCGGCAATATCCTCTGCGGGGACGACGGCTTCGGCATCCACGCCATCGAGCGCCTGTATGCGGAATATGACTTCCCCGAAAATGTGCGCGTCATGGACGGCGGCACGCAGGGGCAGACCCTCTACGGCCCCGTGACCGAGGCCGATTGCCTTGTGGTGTTCGACGCGGCGGACATGGGCCTCGAGCCGGGCAGCCTCGCCGTGCGCGAGGCCGACGGCGTGCCCCTGTGGCTCGGCGCGCGCAAATTGAGCCCGCACCAGAGCGGCTTCATGGAGGTGCTGGCCCTGGCCAGCCTGCGCGGGGCGCTCCCGGCCACGCGCGTCCTCATCGGCTGCCAGCCGCTCAGGGTGGAATTTGGCGAGAGCCTTTCCGCCGGCGTTCGGGACGCCATCCCGCAGGCTGTGGAACTCGGCGTGGAGCGCCTGCGCGCCCTCGGCGCCGGGATGCAGCGGAGGGGCGCCCCCCGGCACCTGCTCAACGACGAGATAGTGAACAGCCGCTTCATGCGGTGCTGA
- a CDS encoding FAD-dependent oxidoreductase, which yields MKESLLFKPIKINSMTLPNRTIMAPMVTNYAAPDGTVTDKLIHYHVARARGGVGLQIVEATYMDPSGSSYVRGLGCSDDAMIPGLKRLTDAVHAAGGHIALQLQHGGQVAKPEFSRQATMVPSYIPGVTPYDDTHEMTKEDIDYIVRKYAEAAARAKKAGFDAVEIHGAHGYLILRFLSPFSNRRTDEYGGSLENRMRFCKEIVQAVREATGPDYPIILRLSIDELFDEGLQVEEGAEIAREMVKAGVDLINGSACTLETIYMSTPPPNMDYGWNAHRAKVVRDALAGAAPLSIVGRIHSRAIAEKILENGQADMVTIGRALIADPDLVTKWQKNMEQDVIRCLSCNEGCIWPMAQRQPVKCAINPRVGSEAVYVEEKAREPKKVVVIGGGIAGMSAALCAAQRGHDVTLFEKSGKLGGLLNIAAVPPHRHVFKPLMKYYEHKLPEAGVNIRLGEAATAGKVAALKPDVTLLATGSKPIVPGFCKDSKVLTAQDVLEGAPTGKKVLVVGGGLVGSETAEYLAAQGKDVTILELRDELAIDMEPRHRRFILLNLKEMGVKPLLNREVLELKDGVIKVRDKFKREQTLDGFDDIILALGYRSDDSLLPELQDAGLEVSVIGDSAKVGKVMGAVHDGFKAAWNI from the coding sequence ATGAAAGAGTCGCTGCTTTTCAAGCCCATCAAGATCAACTCCATGACATTGCCCAACCGCACGATCATGGCGCCGATGGTGACGAACTACGCCGCCCCCGATGGTACCGTGACCGACAAGCTCATCCACTACCATGTGGCCAGGGCCAGGGGGGGCGTGGGGCTCCAGATTGTGGAGGCCACCTACATGGACCCCAGCGGAAGCAGCTATGTGCGCGGCCTGGGCTGTTCCGACGACGCCATGATCCCCGGCCTCAAGCGCCTTACGGACGCTGTGCACGCGGCAGGCGGCCATATCGCCCTCCAGCTGCAGCACGGCGGCCAGGTGGCCAAGCCCGAGTTCTCGCGCCAGGCCACGATGGTGCCCTCGTACATCCCCGGCGTCACCCCCTATGACGACACCCATGAAATGACCAAGGAGGACATCGACTACATCGTCAGGAAATACGCCGAGGCCGCGGCCAGGGCCAAGAAGGCGGGTTTTGACGCCGTGGAGATCCACGGCGCTCACGGCTACCTCATCCTGCGCTTCCTCTCCCCCTTCAGCAACCGCCGCACTGATGAATACGGGGGCAGCCTGGAGAACAGGATGCGCTTCTGCAAAGAGATCGTGCAGGCAGTGCGTGAAGCCACTGGCCCGGACTACCCCATCATTCTGCGCCTGAGCATAGACGAGCTTTTTGACGAGGGTCTCCAGGTGGAGGAAGGCGCCGAAATCGCCAGGGAGATGGTGAAGGCCGGCGTGGACCTGATCAATGGCAGCGCCTGCACTCTGGAGACCATCTACATGAGCACGCCGCCGCCCAACATGGATTACGGCTGGAACGCGCACAGGGCCAAGGTGGTGAGGGACGCCCTTGCCGGGGCGGCGCCGCTCTCCATCGTGGGGCGCATCCACTCCCGCGCCATCGCGGAGAAGATCCTGGAGAATGGCCAGGCGGACATGGTGACCATTGGCAGGGCGCTCATCGCCGACCCGGACCTCGTCACCAAGTGGCAGAAAAACATGGAGCAGGATGTCATCCGCTGCCTGAGCTGCAACGAGGGCTGCATCTGGCCCATGGCGCAGCGCCAGCCCGTGAAGTGTGCCATCAATCCCAGAGTGGGCTCCGAGGCAGTCTATGTGGAGGAGAAGGCCCGGGAACCCAAAAAGGTGGTCGTCATCGGGGGTGGCATCGCGGGCATGTCCGCCGCCCTTTGCGCGGCGCAGCGCGGGCATGACGTGACCCTTTTTGAGAAGTCGGGCAAACTGGGCGGCCTGCTCAATATCGCGGCCGTGCCCCCGCATCGCCATGTCTTCAAGCCCCTGATGAAGTATTATGAGCACAAGCTGCCCGAGGCCGGCGTGAACATCCGCCTGGGCGAGGCGGCCACAGCCGGGAAAGTGGCGGCCCTGAAGCCGGACGTGACACTGCTGGCCACCGGGAGCAAGCCCATCGTGCCCGGCTTCTGCAAGGACTCCAAGGTCTTGACCGCCCAGGATGTTCTGGAAGGCGCGCCTACGGGCAAGAAGGTCCTGGTGGTGGGTGGCGGCCTGGTGGGCAGCGAGACGGCCGAGTACCTGGCTGCGCAGGGCAAGGATGTGACCATCCTGGAATTGCGCGATGAGCTGGCCATCGACATGGAGCCCCGGCATCGCCGTTTCATCCTGCTCAATCTCAAGGAGATGGGCGTAAAGCCGCTCCTCAACCGCGAGGTGCTTGAACTGAAGGACGGCGTGATCAAGGTCCGTGACAAGTTCAAGAGGGAGCAGACTCTGGACGGCTTTGACGACATCATTCTGGCGCTGGGCTACAGGTCCGACGATTCCCTGCTGCCGGAGCTGCAGGACGCGGGCCTTGAGGTGAGCGTCATCGGTGACAGCGCGAAGGTGGGCAAGGTGATGGGCGCTGTCCACGACGGCTTCAAGGCGGCCTGGAACATCTAG
- a CDS encoding AMP-binding protein, translated as MESKRKPATLLEAWQRQVEQRPDKAAIRDSHGAALTYAEADRQARILASHFRRLDVGPGGIIACQLPGWVEFLPIYIAALKLGAIFNPIPPNLRTYDLSRMLCSSQILIVPRSYRNFTYCEMAGDLTERHPHLRAQIAVDKFYEGSRLPTYTQIVAEGLEEPLPPSRRGADEPAAILFTSGSEGRPKGVVFSHRNILAAERSFMEFFGLGENDRMFMPAPLAHAIGFHHGVSMSFISGGTCILQDKFVPEEALGLMEAHKATVSMATTAFLHDLLKVLRQREFDLSALRFFLSGGSAPNYALVAEARERGINVLNVYGSSESVPHMGTPPGATEEQKARQALFPMPGVEVKLVDEAGREAAPGQEGEELSRGEAVFLGYLKRGGGVESTLEDGWHRSGDLCRRLPDGSYAVTGRKKDIIIRGGENISSPEVEGILLKHGKIAEACVVAMPDPRLQERVCAYVVLKDPAQSLDLPELRNHFAELKIAALKCPEHIELVPELPRTESGKVDKALLAKKIAAKGPIKG; from the coding sequence ATGGAATCCAAGCGCAAGCCGGCCACTTTGTTGGAGGCATGGCAAAGGCAGGTGGAGCAGAGGCCCGACAAGGCCGCCATCCGGGATTCCCATGGCGCGGCGCTGACGTATGCCGAGGCGGACAGGCAGGCGCGCATCCTTGCCAGCCATTTCAGGCGCCTGGACGTGGGCCCCGGCGGCATCATCGCCTGCCAGCTGCCCGGATGGGTGGAATTTTTGCCCATCTACATCGCCGCGCTCAAGCTGGGCGCCATTTTCAATCCCATTCCGCCCAACCTGCGGACCTATGACTTGAGCAGGATGCTGTGCAGCTCGCAGATCCTGATAGTGCCCCGCTCCTACCGCAATTTCACCTATTGCGAGATGGCGGGCGATCTCACCGAGAGGCACCCCCATCTGCGCGCGCAGATCGCTGTGGACAAGTTCTACGAGGGCTCGCGCCTGCCCACCTACACCCAAATAGTGGCCGAAGGGCTGGAGGAGCCCTTGCCGCCAAGCCGGCGCGGCGCTGACGAGCCTGCGGCCATCCTCTTCACCTCGGGTTCCGAGGGGCGCCCCAAGGGCGTCGTCTTCAGCCATCGCAACATCCTGGCGGCGGAGCGCTCCTTTATGGAGTTTTTCGGGCTGGGAGAAAACGACCGCATGTTCATGCCCGCGCCGCTGGCCCACGCCATTGGCTTCCATCATGGCGTCTCCATGTCCTTCATCAGCGGGGGCACCTGCATCCTGCAAGACAAATTTGTCCCCGAGGAGGCCCTCGGCCTCATGGAGGCCCACAAGGCCACGGTGAGCATGGCCACCACTGCCTTTCTGCATGATCTCTTGAAGGTGCTGAGGCAGCGGGAATTTGATCTCTCCGCCCTCCGTTTTTTCCTGAGCGGCGGCTCGGCCCCCAACTATGCCCTGGTGGCCGAGGCCAGGGAGCGCGGCATCAACGTGCTCAATGTTTATGGCTCTTCCGAGAGCGTCCCGCACATGGGCACGCCCCCCGGCGCCACGGAGGAGCAGAAGGCGCGGCAAGCCCTTTTCCCCATGCCGGGGGTGGAGGTCAAGCTGGTGGACGAGGCCGGGCGCGAGGCGGCGCCGGGCCAGGAAGGGGAGGAGCTTTCCCGGGGGGAGGCGGTCTTCCTGGGATACCTGAAGCGCGGCGGCGGCGTGGAGAGTACGCTGGAGGACGGCTGGCATCGCAGCGGCGACCTCTGCCGGCGCCTGCCCGACGGCTCCTACGCCGTCACCGGCCGCAAGAAGGATATCATCATACGCGGCGGGGAGAATATCAGCTCCCCTGAGGTGGAGGGCATCCTCCTCAAGCATGGCAAGATCGCGGAGGCCTGCGTCGTGGCCATGCCGGATCCGCGGCTGCAGGAGCGGGTCTGCGCCTATGTGGTGCTCAAGGACCCGGCGCAGTCCCTTGACCTGCCGGAGCTGCGGAACCATTTCGCGGAGCTCAAAATCGCCGCCTTGAAGTGCCCGGAGCATATCGAGCTCGTGCCGGAGCTGCCACGCACCGAGTCAGGCAAGGTGGACAAGGCCCTCCTGGCGAAAAAAATCGCGGCCAAGGGGCCCATCAAGGGCTAG
- a CDS encoding MBL fold metallo-hydrolase → MIREEAPCLFRIQAPLPGSPLKAVNAWLVRGPRRSLLVDNGFNLPETEAALLDALSALGVDRRRLDFFLTHLHSDHCGLTPRLATAESRLFCGRRDGERINAFIADADLWPRSLAALAGLGFPARDLELLAASHPGRAHAPREVMDFIWTREGDELAYGLYRFRVVNVPGHTPGHQALHEPGRGILICGDHILAAITPNITRWEGVEDSLGDYLASLRKVERLDVTLCLPGHRDIITDPRARIRELERHHEARLDELRAILAKMPGASAWEAASRMQWKLRGSWEDFPVAQKCFAVSEAAAHMDHLRLFGVE, encoded by the coding sequence ATGATCCGCGAGGAGGCCCCGTGCCTTTTCCGCATCCAGGCGCCCTTGCCGGGCAGCCCGCTCAAGGCCGTCAACGCGTGGCTCGTCCGCGGGCCGCGCCGGAGCCTGCTTGTGGACAATGGCTTCAACCTGCCTGAGACGGAGGCCGCCCTCCTTGACGCCTTGTCGGCACTGGGCGTGGACAGGCGAAGGCTGGATTTTTTCCTCACGCATTTGCACAGCGATCACTGCGGGCTCACTCCGCGCCTGGCCACCGCGGAGTCGCGGCTTTTCTGCGGCAGGCGCGATGGCGAGCGGATAAACGCCTTCATCGCCGATGCGGACCTGTGGCCCAGGAGCCTGGCCGCACTGGCGGGCCTTGGCTTTCCGGCCCGGGATTTGGAGCTTTTGGCCGCGTCCCATCCAGGGCGCGCCCATGCCCCCAGGGAAGTGATGGATTTCATCTGGACGCGGGAAGGGGATGAGCTGGCCTATGGGCTTTACCGCTTCCGTGTCGTGAATGTCCCGGGGCATACCCCCGGGCACCAGGCCCTGCACGAGCCCGGGCGGGGCATCCTGATATGCGGGGACCATATCCTGGCGGCCATCACCCCCAACATCACCCGGTGGGAGGGAGTAGAAGATTCCCTTGGTGATTACCTCGCCAGCCTGCGGAAAGTGGAGCGCCTGGACGTGACGCTCTGCCTCCCCGGGCATCGGGACATCATCACCGACCCCCGGGCCAGGATAAGGGAGCTGGAGCGCCATCATGAGGCGCGCCTCGACGAGCTGCGGGCCATCCTGGCGAAGATGCCGGGGGCGAGCGCGTGGGAGGCGGCCAGCAGGATGCAGTGGAAGTTGCGGGGCTCATGGGAGGATTTTCCCGTGGCCCAGAAATGCTTCGCCGTGTCCGAGGCCGCCGCGCACATGGATCATTTGCGGCTTTTTGGGGTGGAATGA
- a CDS encoding ferredoxin family protein, which produces MSKVNVDEKLGANKFFVDEGEAHIRLKADPDPAVFALLEIACPAGLYKRDEAGAFHYDYAGCLECGACRILGMGSALEKWDYPQGTMGVEYRQG; this is translated from the coding sequence ATGAGCAAGGTCAATGTCGATGAGAAGCTCGGGGCGAACAAGTTCTTTGTGGACGAGGGGGAGGCCCATATCCGCCTGAAGGCCGATCCTGACCCCGCGGTCTTCGCCCTGCTGGAGATCGCCTGCCCCGCCGGCCTGTACAAGAGGGACGAGGCCGGGGCTTTCCACTACGATTACGCCGGCTGCCTGGAATGCGGTGCCTGCAGGATTCTGGGCATGGGATCGGCCCTCGAGAAATGGGACTATCCCCAGGGCACCATGGGCGTGGAATACCGCCAGGGCTAG
- a CDS encoding FAD-dependent oxidoreductase, producing the protein MSDDIFDLIVVGAGVAGCAAAYTAARAGLETLLVERGNFSGAKNMTGGRLYAHSLEQLMPGFAEEAPLERVVTHEKLSFLTKKDAVTLEYASGVPEAMAERSYTVLRAKFDQWLCGKAEEAGAQLIPGIRVEELIMEDGRVCGIKAGEDELRARVVILADGANSLLAERAGLARRPDPRHMAVGVKEVLEFSPEMMRNRFGCVGKEGLAWLFAGDPSDGQLGGGFLYTNEESVSLGLVFGLHGAARVQTPVREMLENFKNHPAVAPLLDGGKLVEYSAHIVPEGGLAMMPKLVGDGVLIAGDAAGLCINLGYTVRGMDLAIASGRLAAEAVIACHEKGEYSAAALQAYERLLDASFVMQDLRLYRKLPEALNNERLFTAYPEMASGLMREMFTVNGPGRPLRSKLWGHARKAGAMNLLKDGIRFMGAI; encoded by the coding sequence GTGTCTGACGACATTTTTGATCTGATCGTGGTGGGTGCCGGGGTGGCCGGCTGCGCGGCCGCCTACACGGCGGCCCGGGCCGGCCTGGAGACCTTGCTCGTGGAGCGGGGCAACTTCTCCGGCGCGAAGAACATGACTGGCGGCCGGCTGTACGCCCACAGCCTTGAGCAGCTGATGCCCGGCTTCGCGGAAGAGGCGCCCCTGGAGCGGGTGGTCACCCATGAGAAGCTGTCCTTTCTCACGAAAAAAGACGCGGTGACCCTGGAGTACGCCAGCGGCGTCCCCGAGGCCATGGCCGAGCGCTCCTACACCGTCCTGCGGGCCAAGTTCGACCAGTGGCTCTGCGGCAAGGCAGAGGAGGCCGGCGCCCAGCTCATCCCCGGCATCCGTGTCGAGGAGCTCATCATGGAAGATGGCCGGGTCTGCGGCATCAAGGCCGGGGAGGACGAGCTCAGGGCGCGGGTGGTCATCCTCGCGGACGGCGCCAATTCCCTCCTTGCCGAGCGCGCCGGCCTCGCCCGGCGCCCCGATCCCCGCCACATGGCCGTGGGCGTGAAGGAGGTGCTGGAATTCTCCCCCGAGATGATGCGCAACCGTTTTGGCTGCGTGGGCAAGGAGGGCCTGGCGTGGCTCTTCGCCGGCGACCCCTCCGACGGCCAGCTGGGGGGCGGCTTTCTCTACACCAACGAGGAGAGCGTGTCGCTGGGCCTCGTTTTCGGCCTGCATGGCGCCGCCCGCGTGCAGACGCCCGTGCGGGAGATGCTGGAGAACTTCAAAAATCATCCCGCTGTGGCCCCGCTGCTGGATGGTGGCAAGCTGGTCGAGTACTCCGCCCATATCGTGCCCGAGGGGGGCCTCGCCATGATGCCGAAGCTTGTGGGCGATGGCGTCCTCATCGCGGGCGACGCGGCGGGCCTGTGCATAAACCTCGGCTACACGGTGCGCGGCATGGATCTGGCCATAGCCTCGGGGCGGCTCGCAGCGGAGGCCGTCATCGCCTGCCATGAGAAGGGCGAATACTCCGCGGCGGCCTTGCAGGCGTATGAGCGCCTCCTGGATGCGTCCTTCGTCATGCAGGATCTGCGGCTTTACCGCAAGCTGCCCGAGGCGCTCAACAATGAGCGCCTGTTCACCGCCTACCCCGAAATGGCCAGCGGGCTGATGCGCGAGATGTTCACCGTCAACGGCCCCGGGCGCCCCCTGCGGTCGAAGCTCTGGGGCCACGCGCGGAAGGCCGGCGCGATGAATCTGCTTAAAGACGGGATCCGCTTCATGGGGGCCATATGA
- a CDS encoding FAD-binding protein — MSEFPTVFVIADSPEAFNELVPAAAALGAKTEAIYVGADEAAARRALALGAGRLHVSPARTGQIFEDHADTLAALVKGSGAALVLMRADKRGRAMAAKLGVKLGAAVVNDVSSIEEGVFGHMAYGGLAQAREKPGSPLVIATVAPGTFKAVEMESGDGAVEKLEFIEPKHPIRLRQSKARQASSADIGKAKRLVGVGRGFSKKEDISLAQKLADAIGAEIACSRPIAEGEQWLERERYIGVSGAMVKPDLYLAAGISGQVQHMVGVKDAKTIVVINKDKNAPIFRFADYGIVGDLYKILPALAKALG, encoded by the coding sequence ATGAGCGAATTTCCCACAGTGTTTGTGATTGCGGACAGCCCGGAGGCGTTCAATGAGCTGGTGCCCGCGGCAGCGGCCCTGGGCGCCAAGACGGAGGCCATATACGTGGGCGCCGACGAGGCGGCCGCGCGCAGGGCCCTGGCCCTCGGCGCGGGGCGGCTGCACGTTTCCCCGGCCCGGACGGGGCAAATTTTTGAGGATCACGCGGACACGCTGGCGGCTCTCGTGAAGGGGAGCGGCGCGGCGCTCGTCCTCATGCGCGCCGACAAGCGCGGCAGGGCCATGGCCGCCAAACTCGGCGTCAAGTTGGGCGCGGCCGTGGTCAACGACGTGAGCTCCATAGAGGAGGGCGTCTTCGGCCACATGGCTTACGGAGGTCTGGCCCAGGCCCGCGAAAAGCCCGGCTCCCCCCTTGTCATTGCCACGGTAGCGCCCGGAACCTTCAAGGCGGTGGAGATGGAGAGCGGCGACGGTGCGGTGGAGAAGCTTGAGTTCATCGAGCCCAAGCATCCCATCCGCCTGCGGCAGTCCAAGGCGCGGCAGGCTTCCTCGGCGGACATCGGCAAGGCGAAGCGCCTGGTGGGTGTGGGCCGCGGTTTCTCCAAGAAGGAGGATATCTCCCTCGCGCAGAAGCTGGCCGACGCCATCGGAGCGGAGATCGCCTGCTCGCGGCCTATCGCCGAAGGGGAGCAGTGGCTGGAGCGGGAGCGCTACATTGGCGTCTCCGGCGCCATGGTCAAGCCGGATCTCTACCTCGCGGCCGGCATCTCCGGCCAGGTGCAGCACATGGTGGGCGTCAAGGACGCCAAAACCATCGTGGTGATCAACAAGGACAAGAACGCGCCCATCTTCCGGTTCGCGGATTATGGCATCGTGGGTGATCTCTACAAAATTCTTCCGGCCTTGGCCAAGGCCCTGGGATAA
- the fixA gene encoding putative electron transfer flavoprotein FixA produces the protein MNIIVCCKVVPEEQDIVVKDDGSIDLSRAAAKISQYDLNAIEAAMNLAGEGGQVTALTAGSPKWLESTKIRKDILSRGPHKLEIIMEPALEGALPDATAALLAPACREIGFDLIICGEGSGDLYAQQTGLLLGEMLDIPAINAVSSIAVENGALVVERELEREQEILEMPLPALVCVSSDINTPKIPTMKAILSAAKKPANVREGGEVKSLSEVVSICAPKAAERKNEIVEGDAEEKVDAFIAMLRKVLQG, from the coding sequence ATGAACATAATTGTCTGCTGCAAAGTCGTTCCCGAGGAGCAGGACATTGTCGTGAAGGACGATGGCTCCATTGATCTTTCGCGGGCCGCCGCCAAGATCAGCCAGTATGACTTGAACGCCATAGAGGCTGCCATGAACCTGGCCGGGGAGGGCGGCCAGGTGACGGCCCTGACCGCCGGCTCGCCCAAGTGGCTGGAGAGCACGAAGATCCGCAAGGACATCCTGTCCCGCGGGCCGCACAAGCTCGAGATCATCATGGAGCCGGCCCTTGAGGGCGCGCTCCCCGACGCCACCGCCGCCCTGCTCGCTCCGGCCTGCCGGGAGATCGGCTTTGACCTGATCATCTGCGGTGAGGGCTCGGGCGACCTCTACGCCCAGCAGACGGGCCTCTTGCTGGGCGAGATGCTGGATATCCCCGCCATAAACGCCGTGAGTTCCATCGCCGTTGAAAATGGCGCCCTGGTGGTTGAGAGGGAGCTGGAGCGCGAGCAGGAGATCCTGGAAATGCCGTTGCCGGCCCTTGTCTGCGTGAGCAGCGACATCAATACCCCCAAGATCCCCACCATGAAGGCCATTCTCTCGGCGGCCAAGAAGCCGGCCAATGTCCGCGAGGGCGGCGAGGTGAAGTCCCTTTCGGAAGTTGTCTCGATCTGCGCCCCCAAGGCCGCGGAGCGCAAGAACGAAATCGTCGAGGGGGACGCCGAGGAAAAGGTGGACGCCTTCATCGCCATGCTGCGCAAAGTGCTGCAGGGCTAG
- a CDS encoding acyl-CoA dehydrogenase, whose protein sequence is MDFSLTEEQELLLASVREMMERDFPESYFRKCEEEHRFPIEFMEAMAENGISLLGVPEEYEGVPADMLTQMLVIEEIAAMGGTGYLLTNALCVHNMLTWGSKEQLEKTAASAQKGIPAYSLLFTEPQAGSDNNLLATTATRRDGKVYLNGQKTFITGARDFPYMLVLARDEAPKDPRRCFTMWWVDPKARGVKIQDLHKIGWHQISNCEVFFDNVELEESDMVGQEGYGFIHLMKNFEIERLVIASYCCGMARCAFGDAVRYANQRQQFGKPIGQFQMIQEKIVDMDIKIENMRAFVCKTAWQYDAGQSLRLSSALCKRYCARAAGEVIDAAMQVMGGAGYTEDVRISRLWKDIRITRMAGGTDEIMVYIAARQILKEYEN, encoded by the coding sequence ATGGATTTCAGCTTGACGGAAGAGCAGGAACTGCTGCTCGCGAGCGTCCGGGAGATGATGGAAAGGGATTTTCCCGAGTCCTACTTTCGCAAATGCGAGGAGGAGCACCGCTTCCCCATCGAGTTCATGGAGGCCATGGCCGAGAACGGCATCTCGCTCCTGGGCGTTCCCGAGGAATACGAGGGCGTGCCGGCGGACATGCTCACCCAGATGCTTGTGATTGAGGAGATAGCGGCCATGGGTGGCACCGGCTATCTGCTCACCAACGCCCTTTGCGTGCACAACATGCTCACCTGGGGCAGCAAGGAGCAGCTGGAAAAGACGGCGGCCAGCGCCCAGAAGGGCATTCCCGCCTATTCGTTGCTCTTCACCGAGCCCCAGGCGGGGTCGGACAACAATCTTCTGGCCACCACCGCCACGCGGCGGGACGGCAAGGTCTATCTCAATGGCCAGAAGACCTTTATCACCGGCGCCAGGGACTTCCCCTACATGCTGGTGCTCGCCAGGGACGAGGCCCCCAAGGACCCCAGGCGCTGCTTCACCATGTGGTGGGTTGATCCCAAGGCCAGGGGAGTGAAGATCCAGGACCTCCACAAGATCGGCTGGCACCAAATCAGCAACTGCGAAGTCTTTTTTGACAATGTGGAGCTCGAGGAAAGCGACATGGTGGGCCAGGAGGGCTATGGCTTCATCCATCTCATGAAAAATTTTGAGATCGAACGCCTCGTCATCGCCTCCTATTGCTGCGGCATGGCCCGTTGCGCCTTTGGGGACGCGGTTCGCTACGCCAACCAGCGCCAGCAGTTCGGCAAGCCCATCGGCCAGTTCCAGATGATCCAGGAAAAGATCGTGGACATGGATATAAAGATCGAGAACATGCGCGCCTTCGTCTGCAAGACGGCCTGGCAATACGATGCCGGGCAGTCCCTGCGCCTCTCCTCGGCCCTCTGCAAGCGCTACTGCGCCCGGGCCGCCGGAGAGGTCATCGATGCGGCCATGCAGGTCATGGGCGGCGCGGGCTACACGGAGGATGTGCGCATCTCGCGCCTGTGGAAGGACATCAGGATCACCCGCATGGCCGGGGGCACCGACGAGATCATGGTCTACATCGCGGCGCGGCAGATCCTGAAGGAATACGAGAACTGA
- a CDS encoding CaiB/BaiF CoA-transferase family protein, translating to MSAQKPLDGVKVVELATYAAAPAAGRVLADWGAEVWKVEAFAGDPYRRQAPVFNIPLLEDENLSFDMTSLNKKFLAMNLKSPAGMEAFMRLLAGADVFLTSFRQKALDKLGLDYETLHQRFPRLVMGQMFGYGDRGAEKDRPGYDVTCYVARGGILGSFHERGTSPINEPNAFGDYQTALTLTAGICAALYARDRTGQGDRVVTSLFHQSLWAMSVPIMSAQYGNRYPKSRMEVANPFNNTYRTSDDRWIIICVPDYDVYFEKMMRIFGREDLLADEDVNRIGHILERSTQHKAIAAIGEAMAKRPLEEWLRIFEENDIPCEKGALPSEVLEDEQAWAIDGLRKVRYPSGNERVITTTPVRFDSMGDPEANIARELGADTREILAGLGYGEDELAKMKAEGAVTYPD from the coding sequence ATGTCCGCTCAAAAACCGCTGGACGGCGTGAAAGTTGTGGAGCTTGCGACCTACGCCGCCGCCCCCGCGGCGGGGCGCGTCCTGGCGGACTGGGGCGCGGAGGTGTGGAAGGTGGAGGCCTTCGCGGGCGACCCCTATCGTCGCCAGGCGCCGGTCTTCAACATTCCCCTGCTCGAGGACGAGAACCTGTCCTTTGACATGACCTCCCTGAACAAGAAGTTCCTGGCGATGAACCTCAAGTCCCCGGCGGGGATGGAAGCCTTCATGCGGCTGCTTGCCGGAGCGGACGTCTTTCTCACCAGCTTCCGCCAGAAGGCGCTGGACAAGCTCGGGCTGGATTACGAGACCCTGCACCAGCGCTTCCCGCGCCTCGTCATGGGGCAGATGTTCGGTTATGGCGACCGCGGCGCGGAGAAAGACCGCCCGGGCTATGACGTGACCTGCTATGTGGCCAGGGGCGGCATCCTCGGTTCCTTCCATGAGCGCGGCACCTCGCCCATCAACGAGCCTAACGCTTTCGGCGACTACCAGACGGCGCTCACCCTCACGGCGGGGATTTGCGCCGCCCTTTACGCCCGTGACAGGACAGGCCAGGGGGACCGGGTGGTCACCTCCCTTTTCCACCAGTCTCTCTGGGCGATGTCCGTGCCCATCATGAGCGCCCAGTATGGCAACAGGTATCCCAAGTCCAGGATGGAGGTGGCCAATCCCTTCAACAACACCTACAGGACCAGCGACGACCGGTGGATCATCATCTGCGTCCCGGACTACGACGTGTATTTTGAGAAGATGATGCGGATTTTCGGGCGCGAGGACCTGCTGGCCGACGAGGACGTGAACAGGATCGGCCATATCCTGGAGCGGAGCACGCAGCACAAGGCCATCGCCGCCATCGGCGAGGCCATGGCCAAAAGGCCGCTTGAAGAGTGGCTCCGGATTTTCGAGGAGAACGACATCCCCTGCGAAAAGGGCGCGCTCCCCTCGGAGGTGCTGGAGGACGAGCAGGCCTGGGCCATCGACGGCCTGCGCAAGGTCCGTTACCCGAGCGGCAATGAGCGCGTCATCACCACCACGCCGGTGCGCTTTGACAGCATGGGCGATCCTGAAGCCAACATCGCGCGGGAGCTGGGCGCGGACACCAGGGAGATCCTGGCCGGCCTGGGCTATGGGGAGGATGAGCTGGCGAAAATGAAGGCGGAAGGCGCCGTCACGTATCCTGACTGA